In Silene latifolia isolate original U9 population chromosome 3, ASM4854445v1, whole genome shotgun sequence, a single window of DNA contains:
- the LOC141647681 gene encoding syntaxin-71-like, translating to MSVIDILTRVESICQKYDKYDIDKQRDSNITGDDAFARLYASFESDIDTALQKAEVAANESNRALVVALNAEIRRIKAKLLEELPKLQRLAQKRVKGLSIEELGARNDLVLALPERINSIPDGTPAPKKNGGWTSAWGSSTTRTEIKFGSDGNFDSEYFQESEQSSQFKQDYEMRKMGQDQGLDVIAEGLDTLKNMAHDMNEEMDRQVPLMDEIDTKVDKAASDLKNTNVRLKDTVTQLRSSRNFCIDIVLLCIILGIAAYLYNVLKN from the exons ATGAGTGTTATCGACATTCTTACAAGGGTAGAATCTATCTGCCAAAAATACGATAAATACGACATTGATAAACAACGTGATTCCAATATCACTGGTGATGATGCCTTTGCACGTCTCTACGCGTCCTTTGAATCCGACATTGATACTGCTCTTCAG AAAGCTGAAGTTGCTGCGAATGAGTCTAATAGGGCTTTGGTTGTCGCGTTGAATGCTGAGATTCGTCGTATTAAGGCTAAATTGCTTGAAGAACTTCCCAAATTGCAGAGATTGGCTCAGAAAAGG GTCAAAGGCCTTTCAATTGAGGAACTTGGTGCTCGCAATGATTTGGTCCTTGCTTTGCCTGAGAGAATCAATTCTATACCTGATGGAACTCCAGCGCCTAAAAAGAATGGAGGATGGACTTCTGCATGGGGCTCTTCAACTACTCGCACAGAGATTAAATTTGGTTCAG ATGGAAATTTTGATAGCGAGTACTTCCAAGAGTCTGAACAGTCGAGCCAATTCAAGCAAGACTATGAAATGAGGAAAATGGGACAG GATCAAGGTTTGGATGTGATAGCTGAAGGCTTGGACACCTTGAAAAACATGGCCCATGATATGAACGAG GAAATGGACAGGCAAGTGCCCCTAATGGATGAGATTGATACCAAG GTAGATAAGGCAGCTTCTGATCTTAAGAACACAAATGTCAGGCTTAAGGACACAGTAACTCAG TTGAGATCGAGCAGAAACTTTTGTATTGACATTGTTCTCCTGTGTATAATTCTGGGGATTGCTGCATATTTGTACAA TGTGTTGAAGAACTGA